One window from the genome of Cuculus canorus isolate bCucCan1 chromosome 12, bCucCan1.pri, whole genome shotgun sequence encodes:
- the FBXO22 gene encoding F-box only protein 22 isoform X1 yields MEASGKGAFVLGNLAEVVERVLGFLPTKALLRAACVCRLWRECARRTLRARQRVAWVSALEAGPAETHALVRALARELEQVHVLPQTVLYIADAETFSGHEESHEQKKARKRNSKETAMALEKLLPKRCQVLGLVTPGIVVTPMGSSSNQPQEIEEGEAGFALLFPKIDGVKIHTFHFSKDVKNRVFDESKFAEAGLKNNPDLRVVLLFGYNSWKSGATRFLHQIVNPLNEKSIILAGGQVESFTSLTSENSSAQPGDACGVVGLAFSGPQIQSATVLLDQDVADERTAEAAMQRLKAANIPEHNTIGFMFACVGRGYRHYKTKRNMEADAFRKFFPNVPLFGFFGHGEIGCDRIVTGNFVLRECNDIKDDLLHGYTTVMTLIHLGSTKANQV; encoded by the exons ATGGAGGCCAGCGGCAAAGGCGCCTTCGTCCTCGGCAACCTGGCCGAGGTGGTGGAGCGCGTCCTCGGCTTCTTGCCCACCAAGGCGCTGCTGCGCGCCGCCTG CGTGTGTCGGCTGTGGAGGGAGTGCGCCCGACGGACCCTGCGGGCGCGGCAGCGCGTCGCTTGGGTGTCGGCGCTGGAGGCGGGCCCCGCCGAGACCCACGCGCTGGTGCGGGCGCTGGCCCGAGAGCTGGAG CAAGTGCACGTGCTGCCACAGACCGTCCTCTACATAGCTGATGCGGAGACCTTCAGCGGGCATGAGGAGAGCCACGAGCAGAAGAAAG CCAGGAAAAGGAACAGTAAAGAAACAGCAATGGCACTCGAAAAATTGTTGCCGAAGCGATGTCAGGTTCTTGGACTGGTTACTCCAGGGATTGTAG TTACACCTATGGGTTCGAGCAGCAATCAGCCTCAAGAAATTGAAGAGGGTGAAGCTGGGTTTGCTCTGTTGTTTCCCAAAATCGATGGGGTGAAAATCCATACCTTCCATTTTTCTAAAGATGTGAAGAATAGGGTCTTTGATGAAAGTAAATTTGCTGAAGCGG GTCTGAAGAATAACCCAGACCTCCGGGTGGTTCTTCTGTTTGGCTACAACTCCTGGAAGTCTGGAGCTACTCGATTTCTTCATCAAATAGTCAATCCTTTGAATGAGAAAAGTATCATCCTGGCTGGGGGACAAGTGGAGAGCTTTACATCACTGACCTCTGAGAA TAGCAGTGCCCAGCCTGGTGATGCCTGCGGTGTGGTTGGGCTGGCTTTTAGCGGCCCCCAGATCCAAAGTGCCACAGTGTTGTTGGACCAGGATGTAGCTGATGAGAGGACAGCAGAAGCCGCCATGCAGCGCCTCAAAGCAGCAAACATCCCCGAGCATAACACCATTGGCTTCATGTTTGCCTGTGTTGGCAGAGGATATCGGCATTATAAAACCAAAAGGAACATGGAAGCAGATGCATTTCGGAAGTTTTTTCCAAATGTTCCCCTCTTTGGCTTTTTTGGACACGGGGAGATAGGATGTGATCGAATAGTTACTGGGAATTTCGTATTAAGAGAATGTAATGACATAAAGGATGACCTGCTTCATGGCTACACTACTGTTATGACTCTTATTCATCTTGGTTCAACTAAAGCAAACCAAGTGTAA
- the FBXO22 gene encoding F-box only protein 22 isoform X2, translated as MEASGKGAFVLGNLAEVVERVLGFLPTKALLRAACVCRLWRECARRTLRARQRVAWVSALEAGPAETHALVRALARELEQVHVLPQTVLYIADAETFSGHEESHEQKKARKRNSKETAMALEKLLPKRCQVLGLVTPGIVVTPMGSSSNQPQEIEEGEAGFALLFPKIDGVKIHTFHFSKDVKNRVFDESKFAEAGLKNNPDLRVVLLFGYNSWKSGATRFLHQIVNPLNEKSIILAGGQVESFTSLTSENSAQPGDACGVVGLAFSGPQIQSATVLLDQDVADERTAEAAMQRLKAANIPEHNTIGFMFACVGRGYRHYKTKRNMEADAFRKFFPNVPLFGFFGHGEIGCDRIVTGNFVLRECNDIKDDLLHGYTTVMTLIHLGSTKANQV; from the exons ATGGAGGCCAGCGGCAAAGGCGCCTTCGTCCTCGGCAACCTGGCCGAGGTGGTGGAGCGCGTCCTCGGCTTCTTGCCCACCAAGGCGCTGCTGCGCGCCGCCTG CGTGTGTCGGCTGTGGAGGGAGTGCGCCCGACGGACCCTGCGGGCGCGGCAGCGCGTCGCTTGGGTGTCGGCGCTGGAGGCGGGCCCCGCCGAGACCCACGCGCTGGTGCGGGCGCTGGCCCGAGAGCTGGAG CAAGTGCACGTGCTGCCACAGACCGTCCTCTACATAGCTGATGCGGAGACCTTCAGCGGGCATGAGGAGAGCCACGAGCAGAAGAAAG CCAGGAAAAGGAACAGTAAAGAAACAGCAATGGCACTCGAAAAATTGTTGCCGAAGCGATGTCAGGTTCTTGGACTGGTTACTCCAGGGATTGTAG TTACACCTATGGGTTCGAGCAGCAATCAGCCTCAAGAAATTGAAGAGGGTGAAGCTGGGTTTGCTCTGTTGTTTCCCAAAATCGATGGGGTGAAAATCCATACCTTCCATTTTTCTAAAGATGTGAAGAATAGGGTCTTTGATGAAAGTAAATTTGCTGAAGCGG GTCTGAAGAATAACCCAGACCTCCGGGTGGTTCTTCTGTTTGGCTACAACTCCTGGAAGTCTGGAGCTACTCGATTTCTTCATCAAATAGTCAATCCTTTGAATGAGAAAAGTATCATCCTGGCTGGGGGACAAGTGGAGAGCTTTACATCACTGACCTCTGAGAA CAGTGCCCAGCCTGGTGATGCCTGCGGTGTGGTTGGGCTGGCTTTTAGCGGCCCCCAGATCCAAAGTGCCACAGTGTTGTTGGACCAGGATGTAGCTGATGAGAGGACAGCAGAAGCCGCCATGCAGCGCCTCAAAGCAGCAAACATCCCCGAGCATAACACCATTGGCTTCATGTTTGCCTGTGTTGGCAGAGGATATCGGCATTATAAAACCAAAAGGAACATGGAAGCAGATGCATTTCGGAAGTTTTTTCCAAATGTTCCCCTCTTTGGCTTTTTTGGACACGGGGAGATAGGATGTGATCGAATAGTTACTGGGAATTTCGTATTAAGAGAATGTAATGACATAAAGGATGACCTGCTTCATGGCTACACTACTGTTATGACTCTTATTCATCTTGGTTCAACTAAAGCAAACCAAGTGTAA